CCGATGTACACAATCCCGGTGCCAAGGCCGCCCAGCACACCGTAATAGAGATAAAGTTCGCCCAGGCTGCTGACGGTTGAGGTCAGCATCCAGCTTACGCCGCTCAGCACAGTACCAACGGCAATCAATCTGCGCGGGCCAAACTTATCGATTAAACGCCCCTGAAAAGGCGAGAAGAAGGTTTGCAAAATGATCAGCAGGGAAAAAGTGAGCTGAATTTCCGCCAGCGGAACGTTCAGCTTTGCCATAAAGGGTCGCGTAAACAGCGCCCAGACATATTGCGGGCTGGAGATGGAGATCATACACAGCAAACCCAGAGCTAACTGGCTCCACTTTTTCTGGCTGGTAACCACTACGTGAGTCAGTGTTGTATTTGTCATGTCGCCCCCTGTTTTTAACAAAAGTGGGCTATTGCATTAACTATGCCATAACCTTTTGTTGTCTCTGACATTCCCGGAATGCTTAGCAGGCGCACGGTTTTTTCCGCCTGTGTCGTCACAAGGGGGGCTTTTGTTCAGGGCAATCGTTTTCTGCTGGTGCAATCTGCGCCACATTCTGAAGCAAAGAAATCCCATACACTTTATAGGGTGTAACCTATACAGCTATTACGTGTTCTGCCAAACTTCCTTGCAGTCATCATGTACAGGGAAAAGATCATGAGTGATATTGCGTTAACGGTAAGCGTACTGGCGCTGGTAGCCGTTGTCGGGTTGTGGATCGGCAACGTGAAGATACGCGGCGTGGGTTTTGGTATTGGTGGTGTGCTGTTTGGAGGGATAATTGTCGGCCACCTTATAGATAAATTGGGTATCGCTATAAGCGGTCAGATACTGCTTTTTGTGCAGGAATTTGGCCTGATCCTGTTTGTTTATACCATCGGCATCCAGGTGGGACCGGGGTTCTTCGCTTCTTTACGCGTTTCTGGCCTGCGCCTGAATCTGTTCGCTGTTTTAATCGTTGTTCTCGGTGGTCTTGTCACCACCATTCTGTATAAACTTTTTGCCATTCCGCTGCCGGTGGTGCTGGGGATTTTTTCCGGTGCGGTCACCAATACGCCAGCGCTTGGCGCAGGGCAGCAAATCCTGCGTGATTTAGGCATTCCTGGCCCGCTGCTCGACCAGATGGGGATGAGCTACGCCATGGCATATCCGTTTGGTATTTGCGGCATTTTGTTCAGTATGTGGCTGTTGCGCGTGTTATTTCGCGTTAATGTCGATGAAGAGGCGCGACAGCACGACGCAACACTCAGCCATGGCACTTCACTGATCCGCACCATCAATATCCGCGTGGAAAATCCGAATCTCAATAATATGGCGATTCAGGATGTCCCCATTCTCAATAGCGACAAAATCATCTGCTCGCGTCTCAAACGGAATGATTTACTGATGGTGCCCTCGCCGGGCACGCTGATTCAGTCCGGCGATTTGTTGCATCTGGTAGGGCTTCCGAAGGATTTACATAACGCGCAGTTGGTGATCGGCAAAGAAGTTGATACCTCTTTGTCGACGCGCGGCACAGATTTGCGCGTCGAACGCGTGGTGGTGACCAACGAAAAAGTTCTGGGAAAAAAAATCCGCGATCTGCGCTTCAAGGAGCGCTACGACGTCGTGATTTCCCGCCTGAACCGCGCTGGTGTGGAGCTGGTTGCCAGCAGCGACGCCAGCCTGCAATTCGGCGATATCCTTAATCTTGTCGGGCGTCCGACGGCAATCGAAGCGGTGACTAACGAGGTCGGCAATGCGCAGCACAAGTTGCAGCAGGTACAAATGCTGCCG
The Kosakonia oryzae genome window above contains:
- a CDS encoding putative transporter, with protein sequence MSDIALTVSVLALVAVVGLWIGNVKIRGVGFGIGGVLFGGIIVGHLIDKLGIAISGQILLFVQEFGLILFVYTIGIQVGPGFFASLRVSGLRLNLFAVLIVVLGGLVTTILYKLFAIPLPVVLGIFSGAVTNTPALGAGQQILRDLGIPGPLLDQMGMSYAMAYPFGICGILFSMWLLRVLFRVNVDEEARQHDATLSHGTSLIRTINIRVENPNLNNMAIQDVPILNSDKIICSRLKRNDLLMVPSPGTLIQSGDLLHLVGLPKDLHNAQLVIGKEVDTSLSTRGTDLRVERVVVTNEKVLGKKIRDLRFKERYDVVISRLNRAGVELVASSDASLQFGDILNLVGRPTAIEAVTNEVGNAQHKLQQVQMLPVFIGIGLGVLLGSLPLYIPGFPAALKLGLAGGPLIMALILGRIGTIGKLYWFMPPSANLALRELGIVLFLSVVGLKSGGDFIATLTQGDGVKWMCYGIFITAIPLITVGLLARMLAKMNYLTLCGMLAGSMTDPPALAFANGLHATSGAAALSYATVYPLVMFLRIITPQLLAVLFWGMG